The Streptococcus sp. VT 162 genome has a window encoding:
- a CDS encoding ribonucleoside-triphosphate reductase, producing the protein MIVLEEKLATVPTLFVEKRDGRRVVFDVDKIDKALHKAAEKVMDLTPLVEKRLNGLVERIVTEIHSRFPQGVKIYEIQNVVEHELLEAKEYALAEEYITYRTQRDFERSKATDINFSIHKLLNKDQAVVNENANKDSDVFNTQRDLTAGIVGKSIGLQMLPKHVANAHQKGDIHYHDLDYSPYTPMTNCCLIDFKGMLENGFKIGNAEVESPKSIQTATAQISQIIANVASSQYGGCSADRIDEVLAPYAEKNYQKHLKDAKEWVLPEKREDYAWKKTQKDIYDAMQSLEYEINTLFTSNGQTPFTSLGFGLGTSRFEREIQKAILTIRIKGLGSEHRTAIFPKLIFTLKRGLNLEEGSPNYDIKQLALECATKRMYPDVLSYDKIIELTGSFKVPMGCRSFLQGWKDENGVEVNSGRMNLGVVTVNLPRIALESEGDLNKFWEIFNERMNIAEDALVYRVERTKEATPANAPILYQYGAFGRRLGKEESVDQLFKNRRATVSLGYIGLYEVATVFFGNSWESNPEAKEFTLDIIRDMKRRVEEWSDQYGYHFSIYSTPSESLTDRFCRLDTEKFGSIPDITDKEYYTNSFHYDVRKNPTPFEKLDFEKVYPEAGASGGFIHYCEYPVLQQNPKALEAVWDYAYDRVGYLGTNTPIDRCYKCDFEGDFEPTERGFACPNCGNSDPKTVDVVKRTCGYLGNPQARPMVNGRHKEIAARVKHMNGSTIKTAGHEVTN; encoded by the coding sequence ATGATTGTATTAGAAGAAAAGCTTGCAACCGTCCCCACCTTGTTCGTTGAAAAACGAGATGGTAGACGTGTGGTGTTTGATGTAGACAAGATTGACAAGGCTCTCCACAAGGCGGCGGAAAAGGTTATGGACCTTACGCCTCTAGTAGAAAAACGCCTAAATGGTCTAGTTGAAAGAATCGTGACGGAAATTCACAGCCGCTTCCCTCAAGGTGTCAAGATTTACGAAATTCAGAATGTCGTAGAACATGAACTCCTTGAAGCCAAAGAGTATGCGCTGGCTGAGGAGTATATCACTTATCGGACACAAAGGGATTTTGAGCGCTCAAAAGCGACAGATATCAACTTTAGTATCCATAAACTTCTCAATAAAGATCAAGCAGTTGTCAATGAAAATGCCAATAAAGACAGTGATGTCTTCAACACCCAGCGTGATTTGACAGCAGGGATTGTTGGGAAATCAATCGGACTGCAAATGCTTCCTAAGCACGTAGCCAATGCTCATCAAAAAGGGGATATCCACTATCATGACTTGGACTACAGCCCCTACACTCCTATGACCAACTGCTGTTTGATTGATTTTAAAGGCATGTTGGAAAATGGTTTTAAGATTGGAAATGCAGAGGTAGAGAGTCCCAAATCTATCCAGACTGCGACAGCTCAAATTTCACAAATCATCGCTAACGTTGCTTCTAGCCAGTACGGGGGCTGTTCAGCTGACCGTATCGATGAAGTCTTGGCGCCTTATGCGGAGAAGAATTATCAAAAGCACCTCAAAGATGCGAAAGAGTGGGTCTTGCCTGAAAAACGGGAAGATTACGCTTGGAAAAAAACTCAAAAAGATATCTATGATGCCATGCAATCTCTTGAGTATGAAATCAATACCCTCTTCACTTCAAATGGACAAACACCTTTTACTTCACTAGGTTTTGGTCTAGGAACTAGTCGTTTTGAGCGGGAAATTCAAAAAGCTATCTTGACCATCCGAATCAAGGGGCTTGGTTCAGAACACCGCACAGCCATCTTTCCTAAACTCATCTTTACGCTGAAAAGAGGACTCAACTTAGAGGAAGGTTCACCTAACTACGACATCAAACAGTTGGCTCTTGAGTGTGCAACCAAGCGGATGTACCCAGATGTCTTGTCCTATGATAAGATTATCGAACTGACTGGTTCTTTCAAGGTTCCTATGGGTTGTCGCTCCTTCCTCCAAGGCTGGAAAGATGAAAATGGTGTTGAGGTCAATTCAGGTCGTATGAATCTAGGTGTTGTGACGGTTAATCTGCCTCGTATCGCCCTCGAGTCTGAAGGAGATCTGAATAAGTTTTGGGAAATCTTCAACGAGAGAATGAACATTGCGGAGGATGCTCTGGTTTATCGTGTCGAACGAACCAAGGAAGCAACACCAGCAAATGCCCCTATCCTTTATCAGTATGGAGCCTTCGGCCGCCGTCTCGGAAAAGAAGAAAGTGTTGACCAACTCTTTAAGAATCGCCGTGCGACAGTTTCGCTGGGCTACATCGGTTTGTACGAAGTGGCTACAGTCTTCTTTGGAAATAGCTGGGAAAGCAATCCTGAAGCCAAGGAATTCACATTGGATATTATTCGCGATATGAAACGTCGTGTGGAAGAGTGGTCTGACCAATATGGTTACCATTTCTCGATCTACTCCACACCGTCTGAAAGTCTGACAGATCGCTTCTGTCGCTTAGACACAGAGAAGTTTGGTTCTATTCCTGACATCACGGATAAGGAATACTACACCAACTCGTTCCACTACGATGTCCGGAAAAATCCAACGCCGTTTGAAAAATTAGACTTTGAGAAAGTTTATCCAGAAGCAGGTGCGTCAGGTGGTTTTATCCATTATTGTGAGTATCCAGTTCTTCAACAAAATCCTAAAGCCTTGGAAGCTGTTTGGGACTATGCCTATGACCGTGTCGGCTATCTAGGGACCAATACTCCTATTGATCGTTGCTACAAGTGTGACTTTGAAGGGGATTTTGAACCAACTGAGCGAGGATTTGCTTGTCCAAACTGTGGCAATAGCGACCCTAAAACAGTAGATGTGGTCAAACGTACGTGTGGTTATCTGGGGAATCCTCAAGCGCGTCCAATGGTTAATGGACGCCACAAGGAAATCGCTGCGCGTGTCAAACACATGAACGGTTCAACTATTAAAACAGCTGGACATGAAGTAACAAATTAG